In Arthrobacter burdickii, one DNA window encodes the following:
- a CDS encoding DNA topoisomerase IB: MARLRRSNTRRPGITRRRHGKGFSYRMPNGELLQDREQLERIRDLVIPPAWKDVWIAPYPNGHVQAMGTDDAGRRQYMYHPAWREQKDREKFDRALDFGAKLPSARRIITQHLRSAGVARERAFAAALRIVDSGALRIGSAQYAEANGSFGVTTLLVEHCTIEGNVITFDFPGKSGQQWDTRLEDEDLAEALRPMMEREDADTVLAYQSEDGKWHHVDGSQLNEFLRQVTGGPFTAKDFRTWQATVVAAMALAKEDLKATSRTARQKAVSATMKAVADHLGNTPTVARSSYVDPRLVDRFMSGEVIPITTYSASEKAVQELLRD; the protein is encoded by the coding sequence ATGGCTCGATTGCGCCGCAGCAACACGCGCAGGCCCGGTATCACCCGTCGTCGCCACGGCAAGGGCTTCAGCTACCGGATGCCGAACGGCGAGCTGCTGCAGGACCGGGAGCAGCTCGAGCGGATCCGGGACCTGGTGATCCCGCCGGCCTGGAAGGACGTCTGGATCGCCCCGTATCCGAACGGGCACGTCCAGGCCATGGGCACCGACGACGCCGGGCGGCGCCAGTACATGTACCACCCGGCCTGGCGTGAGCAGAAGGACCGCGAGAAGTTCGACCGCGCTCTGGACTTCGGCGCGAAGCTGCCGAGCGCCCGCCGCATCATCACCCAGCACCTTCGCAGTGCGGGCGTCGCGAGGGAGCGGGCCTTCGCGGCGGCACTCCGGATCGTCGATTCCGGTGCCCTGAGGATCGGATCGGCCCAGTACGCGGAGGCGAACGGCTCCTTCGGCGTCACGACGCTGCTCGTGGAGCACTGCACCATCGAGGGGAACGTCATCACCTTCGACTTCCCCGGCAAGAGCGGGCAGCAGTGGGACACGCGCCTCGAGGACGAGGACCTCGCCGAGGCCCTGCGTCCCATGATGGAGCGCGAGGACGCCGACACCGTGCTCGCCTACCAGTCGGAGGACGGCAAGTGGCACCACGTGGACGGTTCGCAGCTCAACGAGTTCCTGCGGCAGGTCACCGGCGGGCCCTTCACGGCGAAGGACTTCCGGACCTGGCAGGCGACCGTCGTCGCGGCGATGGCCCTGGCGAAGGAGGACCTGAAGGCGACGAGCCGCACCGCGCGCCAGAAAGCCGTCAGTGCCACCATGAAGGCTGTCGCCGACCACCTCGGCAACACCCCCACCGTCGCCCGGAGCTCGTACGTGGACCCTCGACTCGTGGATCGCTTCATGAGCGGGGAGGTCATCCCGATCACGACGTATTCCGCCTCCGAGAAGGCCGTGCAGGAACTCCTGCGCGACTGA
- the pheA gene encoding prephenate dehydratase, with protein sequence MRVSTSSSYAYLGPEGTFTEAALLQVPGAESARRVPASTVGAALDAVRSGSVDAAMVPIENSVEGGVSATLDAIAVGAPLRILREELVPITFVLAVRPGTALEAVRRIGTHGHAWAQCRNWVDANVRDAEYFPTSSTAAAAYGLVDGDGSYDAAICSPLVAGRLGLTVLATDIGDVTDAVTRFVLVGRPDALPPRTGADKTTLVIPLPEDHPGALMQILDQFAARGVNLSRIESRPTGQFLGDYFFSVDADGHVEDARVADALKGLHRISPGLRFLGSYARADRRTPAVERHTSDDAFGAADAWLGDILEGR encoded by the coding sequence GTGAGGGTTTCCACCAGTTCCTCCTACGCCTACCTGGGGCCGGAGGGGACCTTCACGGAGGCGGCGCTGCTGCAGGTGCCGGGAGCCGAGTCCGCACGCCGCGTCCCGGCGTCGACGGTCGGCGCTGCCCTCGACGCCGTCCGGTCGGGATCCGTGGACGCCGCGATGGTGCCGATCGAGAATTCGGTCGAGGGTGGGGTGAGCGCGACCCTGGACGCCATCGCGGTGGGGGCGCCGTTGCGGATCCTGCGCGAGGAGCTCGTGCCGATCACCTTCGTGCTCGCCGTCCGGCCCGGCACAGCGCTCGAGGCCGTCCGCCGGATCGGGACGCACGGGCACGCCTGGGCGCAGTGCCGTAACTGGGTGGACGCGAACGTACGCGACGCGGAATACTTTCCGACGTCGTCGACAGCGGCCGCGGCCTACGGGCTGGTCGACGGCGACGGCAGCTACGACGCCGCGATCTGCTCGCCCCTCGTGGCCGGGCGCCTCGGGCTCACGGTCCTCGCGACGGACATCGGGGACGTCACCGACGCGGTGACCCGCTTCGTGCTCGTGGGCCGGCCGGATGCCCTGCCGCCGCGCACCGGAGCGGACAAGACGACCCTCGTGATCCCCCTGCCGGAGGATCACCCGGGCGCGCTGATGCAGATCCTCGACCAGTTTGCGGCCCGGGGCGTGAACCTCAGCCGCATCGAATCCCGGCCCACCGGCCAGTTCCTCGGCGACTACTTCTTCAGCGTGGACGCCGATGGCCACGTCGAGGACGCCCGCGTCGCCGATGCCCTCAAGGGCCTGCACCGCATCAGCCCGGGGCTGAGGTTCCTCGGGTCCTACGCGCGCGCCGACCGCCGTACGCCCGCCGTCGAGCGCCACACGTCCGACGACGCCTTCGGTGCAGCCGACGCCTGGCTCGGCGACATCCTCGAAGGCCGGTAG
- a CDS encoding rhodanese-like domain-containing protein, which translates to MSELQNVPVTAVPDDARLLDVREDYEWEAGHADGALHIPLDQLPARLGELDPDEDLHVICRSGGRSQRAAEWLEGNGYTAINVSGGMGAWLEAGKPMVSETGSEPTVL; encoded by the coding sequence ATGAGCGAACTCCAGAACGTACCGGTGACTGCCGTGCCCGACGACGCGCGGCTCCTCGACGTCCGCGAGGACTACGAGTGGGAGGCGGGCCACGCCGACGGCGCGCTGCACATCCCCCTCGACCAGCTTCCCGCCCGGCTCGGTGAGCTGGACCCGGACGAGGACCTGCACGTGATCTGCCGCAGCGGCGGCCGGTCCCAGCGGGCTGCCGAGTGGCTCGAGGGCAACGGCTACACGGCCATCAACGTGAGCGGCGGTATGGGCGCCTGGCTCGAGGCCGGCAAGCCGATGGTCTCCGAGACGGGCAGCGAGCCCACCGTCCTGTGA